The window AATGATTGTATGGGTTTTTCATGGTCGGGGCGTGTTTCCCGCCCGAGCTTGCCGAATGGAGACCGGCCAGCTCACGGTTCGGCGTCCCCGTCGACACAATTCGGCATTCTCCGGTCGCATATGCGCACCGCAGACGTTGCCGGATCAACGGGCAGCGGACTTTGCTCCGCGTCGCCGGGATTCCGCGATCAACCCGACACCCGCTCCTGCCTGCTGATAGAGGTATCGGCGGGGGGTAACAGGAACGGCGGGAGAATTGCATTCTCCCGTGTCAGTGGCTTTTCTGGAATCAATGAACCGAGACGGAGGATGTATCATTTTTTCTTGGCCTGCAGCGGCAATGTCTGATCGGTGGCACTCCCGCACGCAAGGTCGGTTCCGGCAGCGTTTCGCGCACGACGCCGGAATGGAAAAGCTCAATGAGGGCATCCGGTGGGGCCGGATGTTCGACGGTAACGGCGGCTTGCCGCCCGTGCCACGCACGGAGGACCGGTGCGAAAGGTCCCCGGGCTATTGTGGAGGAGTTTTCCCGACGCGTATGCGAAGGGACTGTTACTGTACATGCGGGACCGCAAGGAGTATCGGCCCGCATAAACGCGAAAGATATGCTTTTGGCATGAAAGGCCTCCCCCTGTTGGCGCTAGGGGAGGCCTTTTCTTTTATCCCACCTGCATTAACGCCTGCGCAGGCCATTCCACCGTATCCCCGAAGGGGTTTTCATGATACGAACACTCCGCAGGCGATTTATTGCGCGGACGGGCAAAATCTGTTGACCGGCCCCGCGCATTGCGCCTATCCCAAGGCAGCGGCCAGAGTGCCATGGCGCACGCACAGCCGCGATACCGGCAGAAAGAAGGTCACTGGCATGGCCTTATCATATTCAGGGATTGCAAGGAGATAGTGTATGCGTAGAACGCAGATCGTGGATGCGCTCAATGCTCAGGGCCCCATGGCGGAGATCAAGATTTGCGGCTGGGTGCGTACCCGCCGCGACTCCAAGGGCTTTTCGTTTCTGGAACTGAACGACGGTTCCTGCCTGACCAACATTCAGGTCATCGTGGATGAAACCGTGCCCACCTACCCCGTCATCAAGGACGTGAACACCGGCGCTTCCGTCGAGGTTACGGGCGAACTGGTGGAGTCCCCCGGCAAGGGACAGAAGTGGGAGGTGCGCTGCACCGAACTGAAGCTCTTCGGCGTGGCAGATGCCGAAACCTTCCCCCTGCAGAAGAAACGTCATTCCGATGAATTCCTGCGCACCATCGCGCACCTGCGTCCCCGCACCAACAAGTACGGCGCAGCCTTCCGCATCCGTTCCGAAGCGGCCTACGCCATTCACACCTTCTACCGTGAACGCGGCTTCTTCTATGTGCATACGCCCATCCTGACCGGTTCCGACTGCGAAGGCGCGGGCGAAATGTTCCGCGTGACCACCCTGCCCGTAACCGGCGCACAGAAGCCGGAAAGCGGCGACTATTTTGAAAACGACTTCTTCGGCCGCGAGAGCAACCTCACGGTTTCCGGTCAGCTGGAAGCCGAACTGCTCGCCATGGGTCTGGGCAAGGTATACACCTTCGGCCCCACCTTCCGCGCCGAGAATTCCAACACCCCCCGCCACGCTGCCGAATTCTGGATGATCGAGCCTGAAATGGCCTTTGCCGACATCCACGACGACATGGACCTTGGCGAAGAAATGACCAAGTACGTGGTACAGCACGTGCTGGACAACTGCGCCGACGACCTGAACCTGTTCGCCAGCTTTGTGGACAAGGAGCTGATGGGCCGTCTGGAAACGCTGGTGAAGGAACCCTTTGCCCGTGTGACCTACACCGAAGCCATAGACATTCTGCTCGCCGCCAAGAAGGACTGGGAATACCCCGTATCCTGGGGCTGCGACCTGCAGACCGAGCATGAGCGCTATCTGGCGGAAGAGCACTTCCGCAAGCCCGTGATCGTGCGCGACTACCCCAAGGAAATCAAGGCCTTCTACATGCGCCTCAACGACGACGGCAAGACCGTTGCCGCCATGGACGTGCTGGTGCCCCGCATCGGCGAACTCATCGGCGGATCGCAACGTGAAGAGCGTCTGGATGTGCTGGAAAGCCGCATCCGCGAGATTGGCCAGAACATCGACGATTACTGGTGGTATCTGGATACCCGCCGCTTCGGCACCGTGCCTCATGCCGGTTTCGGCATGGGCTTTGAGCGCCTGCTGATGATGCTGACCGGCATCACCAACATCCGTGACGTCATCCCCTTCCCCAGAACGCCCAGCAATATCGAGTTCTAGGGTCTGGTTAACAAGACAAATAGAGAGCCGGAAGCGGAAACGCTTCCGGCTCTCTTCACATTTAGGGGACCGTGTTCACGAATCACGCGTGAAGCAAGAAGCTTCTTCCTCCGGAACGGATAGTCAAACCGAAGCCCTTGGTGTCGCAGGTGTGGATAAGGAGGCTGCATTGCATGATGGTACCCCCAGTCGCACCCCATCACTCAAAAAACGCCGCCCCCACCGGATGCCCATTCCGGCAGGGACGGTCTCGACCGGGGCATACGCACAGCTAATTTTCCGCCCCATACGCAGTAAAGGTCGTCCCTACGCCACTTGCTTTTCGCGATACATCTCCCACTGGTGCATGAAGCAGGCTTCAAAGCTGCGGCTTTCGGTATAGGCGCGGGCAGCCTTGCGCATCTCGTCCAGCATTTCCGGGGCATCCGCAAACTGCAGCATGGCATCGGCCAATGCGATGGGATCGCCCTCCGGCACGATGAAGCCGGTCTTGCCGGGAATGAGATTCTCCTTGGGGCCGCCCATATCCGAAACAATCACCGGCAGGCCGGAAGCCTGCGCCTCCAGCACCACGTTGCCGAAGGTATCTGTGCCGGAAGGAAATACGAACACATCCGATGAGGCGTAGGCCGCCGCAAGATCTTCGCCCGTGAGGTATCCGGTAAAGGTGACGGGAAGGCCTTTCAGGTCCAGCTCCATCTCTTCGCGGTAGGGACCGTCTCCCACCACAACAAGCCGAATACCCCGCAATCTGTGGGCCATCAGCCGGAAGGCCTCCGTCAGTACATGGATGTTCTTTTCAAGCGAGATGCGGCCCACGTACACAAACTTCAGTTCACCCTGCCGTTCTCCCGCATCCTTCACTCCTTCTTCCGGCACATATCGCTTGAAAAAGCCGTTGCGGTAACGGGGATGAAACTGCTCCGTATCTATGCCACGCTGATAGAACACCACCTTTTCGCGGGGCAGGCCTCTGGCGACAAGCTCTTCGCCTGTTGCGCGCGAAGGCACGTATACCCTGTCCATCTGGTTGTAATACCAGATCATGTACCGCCACATGGCCTCTTCCAGCGCCGCATCGTCGGTAAGCATGCTCACATACTGCGGGAATGCGGTGTGGTAGGTGCCGTGAATGGGTATTTGCAGAATGCGCGAAACGGCCAGCGCCACCAGACCGATGGGGCCGGGTGTGGCGGAATGGATGTGCGTGAAATTCTGATCGTAGGCATACTGCAGCATGCGCAGTACCGGCGGATAATACAGCGCCAGTTCGGGATATTCCGGCATGGTAAAGGTGCCTATGGGGTCGAAGTTGACCACACCGGGGCGGTTGTCCGTTACGGAAGACGGCCCGCAGGTGATAACCTTGAGCCGCTTCCCCACCCTGTGGGCTATGTCCAGCTGCATTTGCAGGGTCCGCGCCACGCCGTTCACATCATGGTAGGTGTCCGAGAAGTGACCGATGTGCAGCCGCTGCCGCTCATGACTGCGCTCTATGAAATGGTCCCGGCTTTCTGCGCAGAAGGTGCGGTCCTTGGTAAACAGGGTGTAGGCCACGAAATAGGGGGCCAGCATGGCATACAGCGACCCTGCGGAGCCGATGGTGTTGAAGACGCTGAACAGGTTCGCGCCCAGTGCGTGCCCCATGAGCGAATCGGCCAGATTGCGCATTACGGTTTCCGAGGCGTGATTCACAAACCGGAACCATGCCTGTTCCGAGGCCAGTCCGCTGTTTTCCATGGTGTTGATGAGGGTGCGCAACTCATCATCGTTCCAGATGATGTCTTCTGCCTCCTTCTGCAACAGCCCCTGCACACTGCGCGGCGGTCTGGCAAACACATGCTTGGCGCGCCTGAAACCGATAAGGCTGTGCAGACGGGTCAGCAGGCCTCCTTCCGGTTCCGGCGACGAGGTCAGGGCGCGGTCTGCAAAGCGCAGCAGCAGGTCGCGGTTCACGTGGCGGTTCAGGGCAAACTTGTTCTTATAGAACTGGTAGGCAATGGAATACAGGTTGTGGGCCATGGTTTCCGGCTGCGCCGCCTCACCGCAGACCTCCGAACGGCCATCACTGATGCCGCGCAGAAAGTCTGCAATGCGTTCGCCCTCCGTGTGCCCATGCGCCACATCCTGCACAACGGTGTGCGTGCGGGCAATATTCAGGGACGAGTGGTCGTCGGACCCGCCTATCAGATACTTGCGCCATGGCTCGTGCATTCGGGGCAGCATGTTGTGTTCATCAGCCATGCGTTCGACGCGCGCCTTGTCCAGCGAGCCCAGAATCTCGCACAGGGTGCTGTTCAGCACCTCATTACGCGCGCCGTTCAACTCAAAGGTACGGAACAGCAGGATAAGGCGCTCAATATGCTGCTGGGTGAGCTTGCCGTTCAGGGAATACATGGCATGCGCCATGGCGTGCGGAATACCCTGCTGAAGAAAGTAGTCCACCAGCTCATACACGTTGGTACGCAGGCCTTGTATTTCCTCATGTTGGGCTTCAGTGATGTTGTAACAGAGCACATGCAGCTTGCAGCGGTCTTCGGGGAAATAGGCGGTGACTTCTTCGGAGATGAAGGTGTGCGGCAGGTGCGCAATCTGCAATGCCCCCTCGATGGTGTTGTGATCCGTAATGGTCACAAAATCCATGCCCTGTCGTCTGGCGGTGTGGTAGAGCGCCACTGGATCGGTGTAGCTTTCCGCGCAGCCTATCTTCTGCAGAATCCATTCGGACGGTCTGGTGGAAAAACGCGAATGCACGTGCAGGTCTGCCTTTCTGCTGCGCACAGAACCGCGCTTGCGCGTCTCCGTATCGAGCGACAGTGTGTTCTCCTGCTCCTCCGCTGCCAGTGGGTTCTGTACCGAACGCATGACGACCTCCTCCTGTTCACGGTTTCGGGTGCTGCCCGCTCCATGCCCTTTCAGTATCCCTGAGATGCTCCCCCTGCGTGAACACGACATGTCGGCTGCGTTACGGAAGCCGCAAAGTGCGGTGAAATGGCGGTGACCGACGGGCGACAACAGCGTTACACGGGTCCAATGGCTCCCGATGAAAGCATCAGGAATGGCAGAAAATGCCTGTTCTTTGTCATTGCAGACAAGACGCGATGCGCTATGCTGCATTCAAAGGGAGGCCCCGCATGAAACAAGACGTTGTCGTACTGCTCTTTGAACAGGCCCTGAGTCTGGACTTTTCCGGCCCCGTTGAGGTGCTGGAGGCAGCCACGCGCCTGCTTGACGCACAAGGCCGCGGGAACAAGGGCTATACCCTGCGCTATGCCGGTCTGCAGACCGGCCCCGTGCGCCTGAGCTGCGGTTTGCG is drawn from Desulfovibrio mangrovi and contains these coding sequences:
- the asnS gene encoding asparagine--tRNA ligase — protein: MRRTQIVDALNAQGPMAEIKICGWVRTRRDSKGFSFLELNDGSCLTNIQVIVDETVPTYPVIKDVNTGASVEVTGELVESPGKGQKWEVRCTELKLFGVADAETFPLQKKRHSDEFLRTIAHLRPRTNKYGAAFRIRSEAAYAIHTFYRERGFFYVHTPILTGSDCEGAGEMFRVTTLPVTGAQKPESGDYFENDFFGRESNLTVSGQLEAELLAMGLGKVYTFGPTFRAENSNTPRHAAEFWMIEPEMAFADIHDDMDLGEEMTKYVVQHVLDNCADDLNLFASFVDKELMGRLETLVKEPFARVTYTEAIDILLAAKKDWEYPVSWGCDLQTEHERYLAEEHFRKPVIVRDYPKEIKAFYMRLNDDGKTVAAMDVLVPRIGELIGGSQREERLDVLESRIREIGQNIDDYWWYLDTRRFGTVPHAGFGMGFERLLMMLTGITNIRDVIPFPRTPSNIEF
- a CDS encoding glycosyltransferase; amino-acid sequence: MRSVQNPLAAEEQENTLSLDTETRKRGSVRSRKADLHVHSRFSTRPSEWILQKIGCAESYTDPVALYHTARRQGMDFVTITDHNTIEGALQIAHLPHTFISEEVTAYFPEDRCKLHVLCYNITEAQHEEIQGLRTNVYELVDYFLQQGIPHAMAHAMYSLNGKLTQQHIERLILLFRTFELNGARNEVLNSTLCEILGSLDKARVERMADEHNMLPRMHEPWRKYLIGGSDDHSSLNIARTHTVVQDVAHGHTEGERIADFLRGISDGRSEVCGEAAQPETMAHNLYSIAYQFYKNKFALNRHVNRDLLLRFADRALTSSPEPEGGLLTRLHSLIGFRRAKHVFARPPRSVQGLLQKEAEDIIWNDDELRTLINTMENSGLASEQAWFRFVNHASETVMRNLADSLMGHALGANLFSVFNTIGSAGSLYAMLAPYFVAYTLFTKDRTFCAESRDHFIERSHERQRLHIGHFSDTYHDVNGVARTLQMQLDIAHRVGKRLKVITCGPSSVTDNRPGVVNFDPIGTFTMPEYPELALYYPPVLRMLQYAYDQNFTHIHSATPGPIGLVALAVSRILQIPIHGTYHTAFPQYVSMLTDDAALEEAMWRYMIWYYNQMDRVYVPSRATGEELVARGLPREKVVFYQRGIDTEQFHPRYRNGFFKRYVPEEGVKDAGERQGELKFVYVGRISLEKNIHVLTEAFRLMAHRLRGIRLVVVGDGPYREEMELDLKGLPVTFTGYLTGEDLAAAYASSDVFVFPSGTDTFGNVVLEAQASGLPVIVSDMGGPKENLIPGKTGFIVPEGDPIALADAMLQFADAPEMLDEMRKAARAYTESRSFEACFMHQWEMYREKQVA